The stretch of DNA tattaaataagtTGTTCTTACTTGAGTCTGTTCTGTCTCTACTTAATAATAAAGCAGTAGTCAGACACATTGATATTTGAGTAAAAAACACTTGATCTATCTGTGTTGTGCTGATATAGAATTACAAGTTAGCAATACTTTTAGTTTTTAGAGGATtgtgggcagtggtggaaaaagtactcaattgtcatacttgagtaaaagtaaagataccttaatagaaaataactcaattaaaagtgaaagtcacccagtaaaatactacatgagtaaaagtctaaaagtatttggttttaaatatacttaaccctcccgttgtcctagggtcaaaatgacccgccactgtgttgaaccaactttatttaatttttatatttttgggatcatttgtgagaaggaggcagtgatactttctttaaagtatcACTGTGTTCAACAATGACTGGTTACAGCTCTACCTCCAGTTACTGTTAGAGGAATTACCACTGTGTTCAACAATGACTGGTTACAGCTCTACCTCCAGTTACTGTTAGAGGAATTACCAGTGTGTTCAACAATGACTGGTTACAGCTCTACCTCCAGTTACCGTTAGAGGAATTACCACTGTGTTCAACAATGACTGGTTACAGCATCTCTACCTCCAGTTACTGTTAGAGGAATTACCACTGTGTTCAACAATGACTGGTTACAGCTCTACTGCCAGTTACTGTTAGAGGAATTACCACTGTGTTCAACAATGACTGGTTACAGCTCTACCTCCAGTTACTGTTAGAGGAATTACCAGTGTGTTCAACAATGACTGGTTACAGCTCTACCTCCAGTTACTGTTAGAGGAATTACCAGTGTGTTCAACAATGACTGGTTACAGCTCTACCTCCAGTTACTGTTAGAGGAATTACCACTGTGTTCAACAATGACTGGTTACAGCTCTACCTCCAGTTACTATTAGAGGAATTACCACTGTGTTCAACAATGACTGGTTACAGCTCTACCTCCAGTTACCGTTAGAGGAATTACCACTGTGTTCAACAATGACTGGTTACAGCATCTCTACCTCCAGTTACTGTTAGAGGAATTACCACTGTGTTCAACAATGACTGCTTACAGCGCTCCCACCAGTTACTGTTAGAGGAATTACCACTGTGTTCAACAATGACTGGTTACAGCTCTACCTCCAGTTACTGTTAGAGGAATTACCACTGTGTTCAACAATGACTGGTTACAGCTCTACTGCCAGTTACTGTTAGAGGAATTACCACTGTGTTCAACAATGACTGTTTACAGCTCCACCTCCAGTTACTGTTAGAGGAATTACCACTGTGTTCAACAATGCCTGCTAAGGTGGGTTCAAATGACAAATCATCAAAAGcataaaacaatattaaacattAAGACACGACCACTGAAAAGTACTAATCAGAACTACTTACTACTTAAACTTGACAAAAATGAGTAATGAAGGTTAATCATTTAAGTAGAAGTGAACCTGCATTTTTATATTCACTACAACAAATATTCACGTTCAAGTAACTTCAATCATTATAGTTCAGAATACATAATGCAATTTAATGTGAAAGAGTGAATAAAACACAAAACAGTTAAGTATTTACAACTTCAAAAGATAACCATATGGGTGCTGATGTCACTTTATTACTTTAAGTATTGAACACTGATATACTTTGAGTTGGGTTACTCCGATGGATCTAGGCAACGGgtttccacccccccccccaaaaaaagaacagTTAGGAATTTTGCTGAATTAGCCGGTTTTGCATTGTGCAGCCATTTGGTTTAATTGTTTGAGGATCTATGTATTGACTGTCTTTTTCAAGGGAGACCTGGCAATCTTTGGTCTGGCTAACCCTGTCCTTAGGTGTAGTGACTCTTGAAGGAAATATTGAATACAGCACAACATTTATATTGACAATTGTGCAAGATCGATATCTGTTCAACAGCTGTGAACAGTTATGAATCACCGTGCCACCTTTTAGGTTTGACTTGTTATTAACAGTTCTACCTGTCTCAGGTGTGAGAGTGAGCTGAAGGCTAGTGGCTGCCAGTTGACTCTGGAGGAGGACGAGGGCTTCAGTGACTGGACCCAGAGGTTGGAAAAACGCAGACAGCGCCACCTGGAGGAACAGGAGTCCTGGGAGGACcatcagcctcagccccagcagtCCCAGCTGCTAAACGGAACCTCCACAACCAGGCCCTGCCTGAAGACACGTCCTGGGCCTGGgcccgaggaggaggaggaggaggaggaggagtgggaacGAAGAGCCAGCAACAAGACACGAGATGCTTCAAGAAGAGCAACAGACAACAAGGTCGGGTTACGATTGTGTGAATGCAATGCTGTATCCAATCATCACTCAAGTCAAAGTGTAGTCTTTATTCAGGGCAGGGCAAAGAGGGGAAGCTGTTGTTTGGGCTGTGACGATAAAACTTGACCGAACTTTAGATGAGTTGATGCCGTTGACCTTTTTCTAACTTACCTGGGTTAAAAGCAAAAAACTAAAATTGAACCATAAAGTGTTGTTCTTTTAGCTACTATTTGTTGTTTTAGGTAGTGGAAAAGAAGAAATCTGAGTTGAAGATCTCCTACACCTCTAAAGTCATGAGACACGTCAACAGTAACGGGGAAGCAGCTGGAGCGGAAGTGACATCATACCTAGTTGCAGGAAAACTGTCCCCAAGGTAACAAACCTAAAATAGTCTACACGTGTGTCCAAAATGCTGCCACCTTAATCCCTATATAGAATCTCatctgggcaaaagtagtgcattatgtagggatTAGCGTGCCATTTTGGATACACATTCAGACTGAGGCCAGATCTCACTACTGTAACCTACACATTCAATTTAAAGAGGAGGAGAACTCTACACAAAGACTGAAGCTGTCTGAGCTTCATTTGTTATAGTTTCCTTAGTTTCAGTTTTAGCGTCCTGCTACAGATGGAGGATCTTTTTAATCTGAGCCAGTTTGctgcagcaggaaaataatcctgcagcaacaggacatttgaattattatgtggattattattattaatggacatttttgtttgGGGTTGTTCAATTTTTTCGTAAGgcaaaatcaagtctgaaatttcaaagtggaaattacaaacttcagaagcctttttaaacctctcaAATAGACTCCAAGTTTTAATTtgcctgcattgcaggaaagttctcctgcaaaagggtgatcaaatgaagatactAAATCTGTATGGGGATTACTTGTAGAGAGAGAACAATCACTTCTGTAAAGCATCTCTCAGTTCCTACTTCATACTGAGCTGAAAAAGAGGCATGACAAGATCAGTGACTCTCATCACTTCCTGTATTGGCTAGCTCAACATCCTTCCTTAAGTTAACCAAGCCTTTAGAGTGTTCTACCATAGGGTGTTGAGACACAGTTAGAGACACGGATAGAGATGGCTGAGACACAGATAGTCATGGATGAGACACAGATAGAGATGGCTGAGACACAGATTGTCATGGCTGAGACACAGATTGTCATGGCTGAGACACAGAAAGAGATGGATGACACACCGAAAGACATGGCTGAGACACAGATAGTCATGGCTGAGACACAGATAGTCATGGCTGAGACACAGATTGTCATGGCTGAGACACAGATTGTCATGGCTGAGACACAGATTGTCATGGCTGAGACACAGAAAGAGATGGATGACACACCGAAAGACATGGCTGAGACACAGATAGTCATGGCTGAGACACAGATAGTCATGGCTGAGACACAGATTGTCATGGCTGAGACACAGAAAGACATGGCTGAGACACAGAAAGAGATGGATGACACACCGAAAGACATGGCTGAGACACAGAAAGACATGGATGAGACACAGAAAGAGATGGATGACACACCGAAAGACATGGCTGAGACACAGAAAGACATGGATGAGACACAGAAAGAGATGGATGACACACCGAAAGACATGGCTGAGACACAGAAAGAGATGGCTGAGACACAGAAAGACATGGCTGAGACACAGATTGTCATGGATGAGACACAGAAAGAGATGGATGACACACCGAAAGACATGGATGAGACACATACTTCTTCCTTGTTTGTCACTGAAGAAGACAGGTAAACACAAACATTTCAAAACAAATTGAGGGAATCTTGTTGATTGATAAGTTAAGAACTGTCCAAAGTGGTTTATCTTACTTTTAACTACAGCAGTGGAGATATTAGAAGGTGTTACATTTGTAATGCAGTTTGATCATGGTGAGAGATGGAGTAGCTTCCTCTAACTGTtcctctaactctctcctctcctctcctctcctctcctctcctctccctctcctctcctctcctctccctctcctctcctccctcctctccgctcctctcctctcctctcctctcctcctcccctcctctcctctcctctcctctcctctcctctcctctcctctcctctcctctcctctcctctcctctcctccagttgCAGTGGCAGCTTGGGAGGGCAGAGACAGGAGGAGGTGGATGGAGAGGTTCCCGAGGGGCTGCCGGAGACAGAGAAGACGGCAGGCCAGGGAGAGGGCACCCTGGAACAGCGGGAGGacaaggaggagatggaggagttgAACCGCAGGCGAGAGGAGAGACACAGGgccagggaggaagaggagcagcaccagagagaggaagaggaggtgagaCCTGGGTCCATTATAACGAATTAACAGGGGCTACCAGTCAGATCCttgatcaacactcctactctgagactggTATGTACAGTATCTGTGTATGTATATGCATGTGTATGCATGTTGGTAACGCTTCCCTATGAATACCCTCTTCATAATGCATTGTAAGCACATTTATAACACCCTTGTGAGCTCtgcataatgcattataatgcaCAACATGCACAACAGAGGTCTGTTCAGCATCATGTATGTATGCGTGTGTTGTCGTAATgtgcaggaggagaggaagagggtgaaAGAGGGGATCGAGAGGAGGAGGGTGTCGGCTacagagaggaggatgaagaaccTCAGTATCTCCAGCATTGAGGGAGACGAGTCCTTCAGCCCCTTCAGTCCCATGAGCCCCACCTTCAAGGTACTGCCGATGTCCCCATATCATTTACCACCATACACATCACCTTCTCGTTCCCCTATCACCTAATCACATGCCCACTATCACATGCTTTTTATtagaaccaaaaaagggttcaaTGGATTTATCCTTATATTTATccttagtgcattcggaaagtattcagacccctttgactttttccacattttgttacattacagcctttttgtaaaattgattaaataaaacattttcctcatcaatctacacacaatactccataatatcacggcgaaaacaggtttttagagatgtttgcaaatgcataaaaaaacaacaactgaaaaatcacatttacagaagtattcagaccctttactcagcactttgttgaagcacctttggcagagattacagcattgagtcttcttgggtatgacgctacaagcttggcacacctgtatttggggagtttctcccattcttctctgcagatcctctcaagctctgtcaggttggatagggagtgtcgctgcacacctattttcaggtctctccagagatgttcgattgggttcaagtctgggctctggctgggccactcaaggacattcagagacttgtcccgaagccactcctgcgttgtcttggctgtgtgtttaaggtcattgtcctgttggaaggtgaaccttcacctcagtctgaggtcctgagcgttctggagcaggttttcatcaaggatctctctacttttctccgttcatctttgcttcgatcctgactagtctcccagtccctgccactgaaaaacatcccaacagcatgatgctgccaccaccatgcttctccgtagggatggtgccaggtttcctccagacgtgacacttggcattcaggccaaagagttcaatcttggtttcatcagaccagagagtcttgttaggtgccttttggcaaactccaagtgggctgtcatgtgccttttactgaggagtggcttccgtctggccactctaccataaaggcctgattggtggagtgctgcagagatggttgtccttctggaaggttctcttatctccacagaggaactctggagctttgtcagagtgaccatcgggttcttggtcacctccctgaccaaggcccttcttccccgattgctcagtttggccaggtggccagctctaggaagagtcttggtggttccagacttcttccatttaagaatgatggtacctttccccagatctgtgcctcgacacaatcctttctcagtgctctacggacaattccttcgacctcatggcttggtttttgctctgccatgcactgtcaactgtgggacttcaTATAAacttgtgtgcctttccaaatcatgtccaatcaattgaatttaacacaggtggactccaatcaagttgtagaaacatctcaaggatgatcaatggaaacaggatgcacctgaactaaatttcgagtctcatagcaaagggtctgaatatttacgtaaataaggtatttctgttttttgtttttttataaatgtgcaaacatttctagaaacctgttttcactttgtcattatggggtgttgtgtgtagattgatgagaaaaacgttttatttcatcaatttttagaattacatttacatttgagtcatttagcagacgctcttatccagagcgacttacagtagtgaatacattttattttatttttatactggccccccgtgggaattgaacccacaaccctggcgttgcaaacgccatgctctatcaactgagctacatccctgccggccattccctcccctaccctggacgacgctgggccaattgtgcgccgcccatgagtctcccggtcgcggccggctgcgacagagcctggattcgaaccaggatctctagtggcacagttagcactgcgatgcagtgccttagaccactgcgccactcaggagtaagaataaggctgtaacgtaacaaaatgtggaaaaagtcaaggggtctgaaaactttccgaatgcactgtgtacatAGCCCCTAAAAAGAACATTCTAGGCTATATTCCACAGCATAACAGCCGCCTTTCTATTCACTCTGACATGCCGACTCATACAGGGTCACTGTTCTTGATGTAGAGTGTCTGTCGCTGTGTTCTGGTTCTATGCTTCATGACGTTCAAGCAGAAACTCCTCCTTCTGTTTTACCCAGTAAGTGCAGGGTGTTGGCGGTTTGTAACTGTGTTGGCTCCTGTGATGTGAAGTGAGAGTCCTGTATGGTCTGTGGTTCTACTCAGAGCCTGATATCAGTATGACTATTCACACTGGCTTCCTTTGGGTTCTATTTTGTCTTGGTTTAAGTTGTTTTTAGAACGTGTTGTTAACACTCCTCAGACAAAATGAACCATGACAGATTTGAAATAAACCTTGTAGTCTGAAGACACCTTTTGCTAACTGCTAAATATGAAATACTTTCAGAATCAACTCTTTTGATGAATGAAACAGTTTGTCTTCTCAACCCTCAATCTTATCGTAGAACACAAAAGACAATGTTGACTACAGGGCCATTTCTCTATTTAGCTTTGCTCAATTGGTGTCATCATACCATCACACCAGCACACCATCACATCCTCAacaccattacaccattacacACTCACACCATCACGCACTCACCATCTTACCATCACACCCTCACACCATTACACACTCACACCATCACGCACTCACCATCTTACCATCACACCCTCACACcatcacacactcacaccatcacacactcacaccatcacaccatcacacactcacaccattctaccatcacaccatcacaccctcacaccatcacaccattaCACCCCCTCTCCACCTCTTGCATGCCATGTTGACACATTCTATGTTTCCTCACCTCGCTGTTTTTTTAAGTGTGAAGAAATCACACTTTCTGTGTTGACAGCATCTAGACAGTTTTTAGGCTGTGTTCTAATGTCCACACCAGTATACCTCTTAGAATCCACGCCCCCAATACACTGCTTTATTCTAAGAAGTATGTTACCATGGATATTGGAACAGAGCCTTAGActcgcgtcccaaatggcaccctattccctttgtagtgcacaactttagaccagggtccaatAGGGTgccagaatagggtgccatttggtacatagATTTTGTGTTGTGCTATGTGTGTAGCTGCATGTGGTTATCTAGCTTTCCTTAAACACTCCAACACTTCGTGGATCATCATGGGGTTAATTCATGTATTTTATGGGAAAGCACCCAACTTTCGTTCTGGCTCACGGCTAAACGACACTTACCACACACGCGCATTGCTCAACAGCAACCTTGCTAATGTGCCAACTGTTGAGTCATAACCAATGAAACCACTCGCTCAGTCAAATGTTTTTCTATGCTTCTGTTTAACCAGTAAAGCACTAGTAATACTCCTATTACAAGTAACAAACAAATATATTTTCCTCTAAAATCAATTGGACAAAACACAAACATTTGACAAACTATTGGGAAAATGTACAATTTCGACCGTCCAAACGCGTTCCTCTTGCTGTATGTATCTGTCTGATGAATAACCTTATTGATTATCACGATCATGTTTATTGACCATTGTTAGCGGCGTAAAAGCCATCTAAAGACATTGCCTGCAGCAGTGGTATTGGCTTGTGTATTTCCTGCCATCAATGTGCTTCCCTGTGATGTGTGTCCTTACAGAATGACAAGGAGAACAGGATGACGGCTGACAATACCTGCACGGTGAGGTTCAGTTTGAGACCAAGGTTCCAGAGACCAAAAGTGTTTCAGAACATTTAATCCAGATCAAAATTATCCTGTGTTGTCTTAGATTCTGTCCCCCCCCCATTCGATTCTGTTCCCTGTTTGCTTTCGTAACAAAACCGAAAGGCAATATTTCTAATAAATGTCAAGGAATGATCATCATGATATTTGTTGTTGTATATGATGCAGCATCATGGAGATCTGGTTCTATTTTGAAAAGTGAGGTGGTTCCTAATCTGAAGGGGGAAcataacataacacaacacaggaTGATCATTTGATCTGGATTAAAGGTTCTGGAACATCGACCCAACGCAGGGGTCATTCCAGGTTAAAGGCCACCATGGGGTTAACTGTGAAACACAAAGGTTccgttctgttgtgttctgtgtgGTCATAACGTGACACCTCCTGTCAGCTGTCTGTCTTTTTAATGTCGCTCTGTGCTTCATATAAACTCAGCTCTTgtttctagcctggtcccagatcggttTTATTGCTGTCTTGCCAaatatggtcattgtcatgcaaCAATGACCATATGAGTTGGCAAGACAACCCAAACAGATCCGGTAGCAGGCTATCCTGTTTCACCTTCCCTCCAAACACCTTCTGAGGCCTTGTTACATCATCAACAGTAAAGACTCCATACTATAAGCCATGCTGATGGGGCTTATGTTGACAACTTTTAACAGGAAGCTTGTTCCTTACAACTTACTGTATGCATGTGTGCCACCTACATACAGCTATAACAGGTAGtaacagtatcatacacctttaacaggtcattacagtatcatacacctttaacaggtcattacagtatcatacacctttaacaggtcattacagtatcatacacctttaacaggtcattacagtatcatacacctttaacaggtcattacagtatcatacacctttaacaggtcattacagtatcatacacctttaacaggtcattacagtatcatacacctttaacaggtcattacagtatcatacacctttaacaggtcattacagtatcatacacctttaacaggtcattacagtatcatacacctttaacaggtcattacagtatcatacacctttaacaggtcattacagtatcatacacctttaacaggtcattacagtatcatacacctttaacaggtcattacagtatcatacacctttaacaggtagttacagtatcatacacctttaacaggtcattacagtatcatacacctttaacaggtcattacagtatcatacacctttaacaggtcattacagtatcataaacctttaacaggtcattacagtatcatacacctttaacaggtcattacagtatcatacacctttaacaggtcatgacagtatcatacacctttaacaggtcattacagtatcatacacctttaacaggtcattacagtattatacacctttaacaggtcattacagtatcatacacctttaacaggtcatgacagtatcatacacctttaacaggtcattacagtatcatacacctttaacaggtcattacagtattatacacctttaacaggtcattacagtatcatacacctttaacagggcattacagtatcatacacctttaacaggtcattacagtatcatacacctttaacaggtcattacagtatcatacacctttaacaggtcattacagtattatacacctttaacaggtcattacagtatcatacacctttaacaggtcattacagtctcataaacctttaacaggtcattacagtatcatacacctttaacaggtcattacagtatcatacacatttaacaggtcattacagtatcatacacctttaacaggtcattacagtatcatacacctttaacaggtcattacagtatcatacacctttaacaggtcattacagtatcatacacctttaacaggtcattacagtatcatacacctttaacaggtcattacagtatcatacacctttaacaggtcattacagtatcatacacctttaacaggtcatgacagtatcatacacctttaacaggtcattacagtatcatacacctttaacaggtcatgacagtatcatacacctttaacaggtcatgacagtatcatacacctttaacaggtcatgacagtatcatacacctttaacaggtcatgacagtatcatacacctttaacaggtcattacagtatcataaacctttaacaggtcattacagtatcatacacctttaacaggtcattacagtatcatacacctttaacaggtcattacagtatcatacacctttaacaggtcattacagtatcatacacctttaacaggtcatt from Coregonus clupeaformis isolate EN_2021a unplaced genomic scaffold, ASM2061545v1 scaf1986, whole genome shotgun sequence encodes:
- the LOC123488001 gene encoding non-muscle caldesmon-like, whose protein sequence is MSGHLLRRSSSKAGLQNLLRVTAQRSMEDAEEIERERRRRARERQGGHRHHTGPASPASPTLDNGPLELYPMCESELKASGCQLTLEEDEGFSDWTQRLEKRRQRHLEEQESWEDHQPQPQQSQLLNGTSTTRPCLKTRPGPGPEEEEEEEEEWERRASNKTRDASRRATDNKVVEKKKSELKISYTSKVMRHVNSNGEAAGAEVTSYLVAGKLSPSCSGSLGGQRQEEVDGEVPEGLPETEKTAGQGEGTLEQREDKEEMEELNRRREERHRAREEEEQHQREEEEEERKRVKEGIERRRVSATERRMKNLSISSIEGDESFSPFSPMSPTFKNDKENRMTADNTCT